In the Podospora pseudocomata strain CBS 415.72m chromosome 5, whole genome shotgun sequence genome, one interval contains:
- a CDS encoding hypothetical protein (EggNog:ENOG503PEI7) translates to MADPEARTGRSSCPNGVTASFQRLFKLPWTTIALISHAILYITLTLVMLFVVDNYKAYDGADTTTETASQTESRLRSDDIITAVSAATVAVQWVAGVWVTNVVTKSGYIVWMKTRQTHSKEKIIDKIRWAMEYRFPIKLGLRTDYNLIRISIFLVLPALIASPILEGALSWKSSSEAAGSATARSGNPEAQFYSWNFITSAEGKVGHDLIWNAASLAGIAWENGTSASTDLKETKSQKCRHVTTHDQFPAGTKLHNATIPCIVVHSISWPKKPMPQSVENVLNNSEVITAAGRPPILRTQPGTVLVFDPTNKTLPTPPVMTTKNGNFNITRETVYVDQPPYPAPFTWAGSMTAIVYLTQHVAFPPYVMDVFGVEEPNNEVALGATVVWAKGEVKPQQTFTYLEINFTAGIVNPATSTYVKQNVIEADDNDLDGKDIVEGPWVRDALYLTSDIMSCLAISNSTGISSWQSLENYTETMIRFSYMAAWSLLQRSYEPNSTLLTVDLYETRIQAVVSQWRVISWLGINVAFSLSWITVTVLMKRSKELAGVDTVPDFILRLYTHFEHLAQQENT, encoded by the coding sequence ATGGCTGATCCTGAAGCCAGAACTGGGAGATCGAGTTGTCCAAATGGCGTCACGGCATCTTTCCAACGTCTATTCAAATTGCCATGGACCACCATAGCGTTGATCTCGCACGCCATCCTGTACATCACTCTTACACTCGTGATGCTATTCGTTGTGGACAATTACAAAGCCTACGATGGCGCTGATACAACCACGGAAACAGCTTCACAAACAGAGTCGAGGCTTCGTTcagacgacatcatcaccgctgTTTCCGCGGCTACTGTTGCGGTTCAATGGGTCGCCGGCGTCTGGGTGACGAACGTTGTCACCAAAAGCGGGTACATCGTATGGATGAAGACTCGACAAACCCACAGCAAGGAGAAAATCATCGACAAAATCCGATGGGCCATGGAATATCGATTTCCCATCAAACTAGGTCTCCGAACAGATTACAATTTGATTCGAATATCAATATTTCTCGTTCTCCCAGCGCTCATAGCATCACCCATCCTTGAGGGTGCGTTGAGCTGGAAATCTTCTTCTGAAGCAGCTGGCTCTGCCACAGCCAGATCAGGGAATCCAGAAGCACAATTCTACAGTTGGAACTTCATCACATCTGCCGAGGGCAAGGTGGGACATGACCTTATTTGGAACGCAGCATCGCTTGCTGGCATTGCTTGGGAGAACGGAACATCAGCAAGCACAGACCTGAAAGAGACCAAGAGCCAGAAGTGCCGCCATGTCACAACGCACGACCAGTTCCCAGCTGGGACAAAGCTACACAACGCTACCATTCCCTGTATTGTTGTCCACAGCATATCCTGGCCGAAGAAGCCCATGCCGCAGAGCGTGGAAAATGTCCTTAACAATTCCGAGGTCATCACCGCAGCAGGCCGACCTCCCATTCTCCGAACTCAACCTGGCACAGTACTAGTATTTGACCCAACTAACAAGACGCTACCAACGCCGCCCGTCATGACGACCAAAAATGGTaacttcaacatcaccaggGAAACGGTCTACGTCGACCAACCACCCTACCCAGCGCCCTTTACCTGGGCCGGTTCCATGACGGCTATCGTTTATCTTACACAGCACGTGGCTTTCCCTCCATATGTCATGGATGTatttggggttgaggagccGAACAATGAAGTTGCACTCGGAGCAACAGTCGTCTGGGCAAAGGGAGAAGTGAAGCCTCAGCAGACTTTCACTTATCTCGAGATCAACTTCACCGCCGGCATCGTTAACCCTGCTACAAGCACATACGTGAAGCAGAATGTCATTGAAGCCGATGACAACGACCTGGACGGAAAAGATATTGTGGAAGGGCCATGGGTGAGAGATGCACTATATCTGACTTCCGATATCATGTCCTGTTTGGCCATTTCGAACTCAACTGGAATATCCTCGTGGCAGAGCTTGGAGAATTACACAGAAACCATGATTCGGTTCTCGTACATGGCAGCCTGGAGTCTGCTGCAGAGGAGCTATGAGCCGAACAGCACACTACTCACCGTGGATTTGTACGAGACGAGGATACAGGCCGTTGTTTCACAGTGGAGGGTTATCAGTTGGCTCGGGATTAATGTGGCATTTTCACTGTCTTGGATCACGGTCACAGTATTAATGAAAAGGAGCAAAGAGTTGGCGGGGGTTGACACAGTTCCTGATTTTATCTTGCGGTTGTATACCCACTTTGAACATCTCGCACAGCAAGAAAATACATGA